The Dehalobacter sp. DCM sequence GTGATCATCGCCACAAACCAGAGTATCGGCCAACGATAGCTTCTGCTCATAGATTGGATCTTTTGGGAAGGAGTAAACGTCCATAAGTTGAGACCCCGAAATATCCCTTCCTGGACTGCCCCAAAGGGGCAAAGCCACGAACAGTAAACGTTTTTTCCCCATAGAACTGTAACCAGCAGAATCCCGGGCACCATCAGATACCAGACCGGCCGTTCTAAAAAGTTCGGCAGGTTTCCTGAAATCAGATTGACATAGTTGCTGTAGGTTAGTGAGGCATTCAAAACAAACCCAATAAAAATAACGGAGACGAGCAATACCCAGGATCGGAGTTTTTTTAATTTCAGTGCTGACCCGGCAAATGCAAGAACCATCAGCGCAAGTGCCACAAAATCCTGCCATCCCAAGTTGATTGTGTTCTCAAGCGGAATATTCAGACCAAATTGTTCATTGCCTAACTGGCCGGTCCCTTTTTGGACTGCTTTGACGATGCCTCGGGTGGTTACCGTAGCACCGGAAACAGCGTCGATGTCCGCATACCCTTGGGCGATGCTTCTGCCGGATATTTTCTCCAACAGCCCGGCATTCTGAACTTTGTTTAAATAGAGCGGTGTTTCATTATGCGCAATGATAACCGCTTTTTGAAGTATTCCACCGACATCAACAATACTTAGTACTGTGATCTTTCCACCGTACCCGGAAGCGGAAGAAATAACACCGTATCCCAACAATGCCTGACCAGCGTCGAACAGTTTGAAGGTATTGGCTCCGCCTGGAAGATTTTCATAGGCCGCAGCAGCCAGCTCTCCTTGCCGCAACACATCCAGAGTGTCCTGATTGCTGGCAAAATGCTGGTATATTGAAGCGGCAATGAGCAGCACTAACGCAATCCCAATCCATATTGATTTCTGCAGCTTATATTTATTCATTTCGTTTCCCATGTTCTTCATGCCCTAATCGTCTACAATGCATCCAACAGCAATTTCTTACACGTTTCATGAAAACTGTCGGCAATGCTTGTTTCCTCCCTGCACCAATAGCAAAGTTTTTCAGGATGATCAAAGGTGACTCTGGAACAGCGTCGGCATGTGATGACCGGTGATATTTGAACTGTTTCTGCCAAAAAGGGCTTTGACACGCAGATTCGATCTTTCTGAATTGCTTGGGATGGACAGGAAAGCTGACAGATCCGACAATCCAGACAGAGTCCGCTGGTAAAAGAATACGTGCAAATCCCATTTTCAACGGTTATTTTCAAAGCCCCGGAAGGACAAAATTTTGCGCACATCCCACACTGCACACACACGTTACTGATGATAATACTTGGCCAATATGCAGGAGGAGAACCTTCAATCGTATTCGCCGAGAAGATATCCGCAAGCCGTTTCTGCCAATCCGTCAGGTATGTGCCGCGTTTCTCCTGAACTGTATCCAAAGCACAGCCTTTGGCTTTTTCATTGGTTTGACGGACCTTTTGGGTCAAAGCCAGAAACAGATCACGTCGGGATGTAACTTTTTGACCGCTTTCAATGGCTTCAAGGCTTCTCTTTTTCTTGACATCATTACCCTGGTGCAGAAAATTAAATTTCGGCCTATGGCCTATCGATTCGAGCCATTCAACGGCTGTTCTCACCTTAAATTCCAGGCTTGAGATAGTTTTGGCCATCGGACAGCCTTGGCATTGATCCAGATGGTTTTCCACAGCGGTTTTCAGACCGATTTCGAACCAGGCGCCTTTAGAGACACTGCTTAGACAGACCGGAAGCTGTATGGCGCCGCGGTCTCTGTCCTTTTCTCTTTGATATGGAGCAGTATGCCTGCCGCAAAAGAACTCTGTCGTTTTCCAGCCTTCTTCATCGATATCGCGGACGATCGATGTTTCATCCCATTGCGCAGAGGTAAAAACCTGGGTTGGACAATCACTCAGGCATAAACCGCAGCCATTGCAAAGGTCTTTATCGATATAGACATGGCTATCGAGTATCAGTATCGCTTCAGCCGGGCAATGATTGACACAATGTGTGCACTCCACCCCAGAATATAACTGATTCATACACTTTTCTTCTTCTATTTTTAGCATATGGCCTTTTGCGAATAGCATATTCTCCCCCCATTCCGTTCGCTTTTTCGGAATATCTTTTGCACCATTCTCGTAAGGCTTTAATACTCTCTTCTTCTCTTTTTTTCTTTACTCAGAATCAGCGAGCACTTTCTTTAGATACAGACTGCCGATCTCACTGAAGAGACGGTAGACAGTACTGTGGGTTAGAGATCCGCAGTGCTCAAAGAATGAAACAGCCCACTTCTGCAGATGCACGTGGTGAAATTCTTGAATTTCGACAGTCCTCCTGGCCAGTTCTTCCTGATCGTTCGCCTGCAGTGCAGTGGCTTGCTTCAGATACAGGTACATCATAAATTCCATTTCTGTGGCCAGATGGTCCCCCGGTTCATTCACCTGCGCGGATTTCTGAAGTCCAGCTTTTTTGTAACACCGTTCGGCGTCGAGTGCTGCCGGGCTGATAAAAAGGCTTGGTTTGGCTTGGCTTTTTTCCTCCGGACGATAGAGAAACATGGTTTCGTAAATATCAAGGACAGGCCTTTTAGGGTGGTAAAACAGCCGGGTATATTCCTGGCGCATTTCAGTTACTAGTGTTTTTAGATCGGCTGAGGACTTTTGGCAAGTTGCCAGTCTGTCTGCGATATTCTGAAGTTCTGAATCCTTAAATCCGAGCTCGCGGAAAATGGCGGCCACATCGTCAGCCAAACTGCCGTCCAATAAACCCATAGCAAGTTCCTCCGATGGCAAGCGGAAAAACATCGCTAACAGCTGATAAAGATCCGAAGCCGCCAAAGCTTCTCGCAATTCCAATTCCGGACTATTTTGCATGGTTACTCCCCAATTCTTTTCAATCTGTATCTTGTCCTACAATGCTCTTACAATCATTATACAATAAGCTTCACCGTCATAAATTATTGGCACAGTCAAAAATATTGTGCCGATTTTCGATTGCCGGCACAATATTTTCTCCGATACAACTGCTACAAAGTTCCACAAACGATGATCGCTATCCGATAAATATTTACAATCGGAATGTTTACAAATTCGAATTTACTCCCCGAGCTTCAGTATTCGCAACCCAAGGTTTAAAAGTAAACAGCCCAAGGCGATAATGCCAAGTGACAATCCGATTTCCACAAGAGAGGGGAAATACGGACCGGAAACACTGCCAACCATCGGAGGTCCGGGGTAGGTAAGCAACGGGTTAAACAATTGGGCTTGCAACAGATTATTCTTGACCAGGAAGATAGCAATCAATGCGATGATTGCACCGGCCAGCAGGGTCTGTGCTTTGACCGGACCTTTCTTCAGCACCAGAAGGATTGCTGCAAGCAGGGTAATGAGTTCCAGCCAGAAACCTGGAGCGCCTTTGCCTGCGGCCAACCACAATGCAGCTTGATAATGTTCACCGCTGCCGGGATACAGGCCGACAAGGACTTCGGCCAGAGCAATCACCAATTCTGCGCATAATAAGATTCCCATCAGCCTGCCCATTTTGGTCAGCATTTCGACGGGCATCTTGATGTAGCCTGTTTTATTCAGGACAGAAGCCAAAATGACCAGTACTGCCAAGGACAGGACTAAGGCAGCGATCAGGAAGGACAGCGGCTGCACGGGATTATTCCACATCGGTCTCGCAATCTGAAAACAAAAGACGAACGACGTGACCGTAACAAGAATCCCTGCGATAAATGCAACCAGCGCAATGGGTTTCAGGGATTTCTCATCTGCTTTGCCCTCAGCAGCAAGAATCAGCATACGCGTAAAGATGACCGAAATGACCATATACGCCAGCAGCATGATAAAGTCCCAAAACATTGGCGAGGAGAGATTGCCGCTGGTAATAAATAACCAGACCCGTTCCGGGTTACCGATATCCACAATGATGAACAACGATGCCGCAATAATACTGGAGACAGCGCCCAGATAGGAGGCAATTTTGCTGTAAGGCTTGAATCCGGTCAGATTAAACAAATACGGGACAGAAGCGAAAAGCAGACTGCCGGCGGCTACGCCGGTAAAAATCATGAAGCCAACAATATAAAGGCCCCACATATTGGTAACACCGAGGTTCGTCATCTGGAGTCCCTTACCAAGTTGCACTCCCCAGCATATCATCCCGATCACGGCAACCACTGCGAAAATAATCAACCACAGGTTGGACGAAGCGGTCTTGCCGGTATTGCTTGTTATTGCTGTGTTTGTTTGCATTTTCCTATTCGCACCTCCTTACTTAAGTTAAATAGAAGATCGAAGGCTTGGTGCCTTTTTCTTCTAACAAATGAATGATGTTACGTCCTTGGATCGCTTTACTCACTTCGCTTGTCGGATCATCAAGGTCACCGTAGTATCGGGCACGGCCGGGACATAACACCATACAGGCCGGTTTCTTGCCTTCGGCCAGACGGTTGGCACAGAAGGTACATTTTTCAACCGTGTTGTATTGATGCGGTGTCGCCGAAGCATCGCCAAGTTCAAAGTCAACGTGATACTCCGGTTTCTTCCAGTTAAACTGGCGGACACCGCTGTACGGGCAGGCAACCATACAGTAACGGCAGCCAATACATTTATCATAGTCCTGGACGACAATGCCGTCTTCTTCCCGCTTATACGTTGCTCCTACCGGACAGGCTTTGACACAGGCAGGGTTTTCACAATGCTGACAGTTCAGCGGCAAAAAGTGCATTTTATTATTTGGGTAAGTGCCCGCCATCGTGTCAATCGCTTCACCACCCACAGTCAGAATCCGGTTCCACCAAAGTTCATTTGGCAGATTATTCGCCATTTTGCACGCTACAGAGCAGGTATGACAGCCAATGCAGCGTTTCAAATCAATTGCCATTCCATAACGCATGATTCATTCCTCCTCTATAGTTTTTCGATCGCGACAGCAACGTCAAAGAAGGCGCTGTTGGCACAAATCTGATTGACAACATGCGATGTCAAATTAGAAAAATGTCCGTCGATATACTGTTGTTTTTCCCAACCTTTTGGTGCCGTCAACACACCTGGCTGAACGCCGTTGTTGAGATGCGCTTTCATGACGACATAGCCGCGATCATTGAAGATTTTTACTTTATCCCCAGTCTTAATGCCGTATTTGGCCGCATCTTGTGCGTTGATTTTCACAAACGGCTCCGGATCGAGCTCCAGCAGGGCCGGCACATCCCACCACTGTGTATGCGTACGGTAGCGTGAGTGATCGGAGATGATCGTAAACGGATATTTGCTGCGTACCGGCAAGTCATACCAGGCTTCATTGGGTTTTTCCCAATACGGCAGGCGATCCTTGGCGGCATCGAACTGCTGATCATAATTCTGATTAGGCATCGGAGTCTCATTATAGAATTGAGCTCTACCGGTTGCGGTTCCAAAGACACCGCTTTCATTGGCAATGAAGGTTTCGCCGGGATAGGTTCTGAGTGCTTTCTTTTCCAATAGACCTTCGAAACTGATGTTCAGTGCTTTGGCTGCAGCACCGTCCAAGAGCAACTGCATATATTCTTTTTCAGTCATATTGAAGGCAGCACCATAGCCTAGCTTTTCAGCAATCATCTTGATAATCTGATAGTCAGATTTGCATTCGTATAACGGCTCGATGGCTTTCTCCTGCAGCAGCACATAGGGATGCGTACTGTAATTGACGAAGAGATCATCTACCTCGAACCAGTGAGCGACCGGCAACAGAATATCGGCATACAAAGAGGTTTCGTTCATATTCATATCCGCCACAACGATGAAATCCATCTTGTTGAGCCATTCAAGAGTATAGTTTCTTTCAGCCTGGTTGCCAATCAGGTTGGTATGGGTCAGGTAGATTCCTTTAATGACAGCAGGCTTATTGCCATATTTCTGTTCACTCATGACGCGGCCCATTTCCGTGGTCACCAGTGTCATGGATGGACCTGTCGCTCCTGCCGGGTAAAGACTCCCCAGAAGGTTAATGAAATGGAAGCCAAGGTTCTCTCCCATCCCGACGGAAGCTCCGGGTTTGCACATATTACCCGTAATCATGGCCAGCGCATACATCGCAAACAGACTCCAATGACCGTTGACGTAATGATCGATTCCAAAGAAGGAATAAATAGTCGAAGGTTTATTCGCCGCATACATCCGGGTGACTTCTTCAAGCTGCGCAATGGGTATATTGCAGATCTCCGCGGCTTTTTCCGGAGGATATTCAGCAATTCGTTCCAGAAGCAGGCTGTACGCTGTTTTTACCTTTATGCCGTTGATCTCAAAGCTGCCTTCCAGCACCGGATCAGTGATTTCCGTCGCGGACCCAATTTTACCAGCAGCATCGCGGACGATGATCCCATCGGTTGGCGTCCCAGCCGTTGCTTTTCCTAGGTCGCTCAAGCGCAGGTATTTACCGTCGCTGTCTTTAACGAGGAAAGGTGCAACCGTTGATGCTTTCATAAATGCTTCATCGGTCCATTTTTCACGAACAATGATGTTCATCATCCCCAGAGCCAATGCCCCGTCCGACCCGGGACGTACCGGGACAAAAACATCCGCCTTGGAAGCCATAATGTTGTACGTGGGGTCAATGACGACCAGCTTGGTTCCCTTTTCTTTTGCTTCGAGCAGGAAATGCGCATTATGAATCTGGGAAATAATCGGATTGGAGCCCCAGATAAAAATATTATTGGCATTCTTAAAATCCGTACTCTCATTTAAAGTAAAGTTCGGTCCCCAGCCAACGGCATTCCCCGCAGTGAATCCGTGCGCCGCATCCACCGTCATGGAAATATTGGATGCGCCGGTGACATTCAGTAAGCGGTTGGTTGCACAGCCCATCCCCTGGCCGCTCACGGATCCATAGCTGCCTGATCCCCAGGCAATACTAAACGCCTGCTTTCCGTATTGCGCAGTGTATTCTTTCCATTTGTCGGCAATCGTGTTGATTGCTTCATCCCAGCTGATGCGCTCCCATTTTCCTTCACCACGTTTACCCGCCCTTTTCATGGGGTACTTCAAGCGATCGGGATGATAAATTCTCTGCATATGGGTCAACCCTTTGACGCAGATGCGGTTGTACTCGGGATTAGGCAGTTCACGCATCGAGGTTTGCACGACCTTGCCATCACGTACATGAATATTCAAAAAACAGCCGCCGCCACAATTACCGCGACAAGCCCCAGCGTAGAGAGTCTCTCCCGCCGCTGCTGTACCGCCTGTCTGTTCCCCTGCCGCTAAAGCCTGCATCACTGTGTTTCCCGGACTGGCAAGTGCGACCCCGGTCACTGCGAAAGCGGCCGCGGACCCTTTAAGGAAATTTCTTCTGCTGAAATCTTTGTTGAAGATGATTTTTTCCTCAGATAGGTGATCCTTTTCAGTCATAAATGATAAACCTCCTCACCTTGAATTTTGACGTTTGTTCAATTAAGCGATAAAATAGAACATAAGTACCATTTGTGAAATTTAGTATCCATTCGATTCTATTCTACATTGATTCCGTGCTGGTTTTCAGTAGTATCCCATACGGATGAATGTAGTCCAGGCTACATTTTCGGATATCATTCAAAAATGAACCAACTGGAAGGATGGGTGCTGTGAACCAAAATTGTCATAATAACGGATTTTGCTGCAACCTACAAGAAGATTTTCGCAACAGGCTATGCAAAGCGTGTTTCCGTTTATCATTAAAGCCCAAACAAGAGCTTTTATTTGACCATTCTACAAAACAAGTGGCGATCATCAATGAAGGGGTCGTGATTTCACTTTTTCTTTTAGAGGACGGCCGACAAAAGAGTGCGGAGCTACTTAAAGCCGGTGATTTGCTGGGTGCGTACAGCTTATTTCAGGAAAACAACTCCCAAACCGGCTATATGCTTTCTCTGACAAATGTCGGACTCTGTATGTTTCCTGCAGAAGTATTCGAGACTTTCTTCCAGCAAAGTCCGGAGTTCTCAAAGACAGTCCTGAGAAGTCTGTCCGACCGCTTTCATAAAAGCCTGAACCACTTGCTGCAGATGCAGATTTCTAACAGTGAAGATAAAATACGCTATGTTCTTGATTTCTTAAAGGAAGCAGGCATCGACCCGTCGTATCTTACCCATGAAGATTTGGCACTGCTTTCTGACCTGAACAGGGTAACCGTCACGCGAGCCATCAAAGTCATTAACCAGTTACACAAACAATAGCTTCTTGAAACAATCGCCGCTTCTCTCATCCATGAGCCCGGGGCATAAATTCATCCATGAATAAATAAAACCTTATGGTAGAACAAATAGCTATTATTCTATCAAAAGGCTTTTTCTTTTTGTGTCAAAATCACAAGTTGCAAATTCGAACGTTCAAAATTGAAGTCAACGACAATACTATTTTCAAAAAAATGAGCACTATCATACGATTAGGGCTTTTTCCTATTTGGCACAAAACGTGCAATATACATCCTTCAGTGTATTAAGGCAATCAAAACCATTACAAATAAAGGAGCGTGTTTTTGATGACGATCCCCAAGTTTGACCCCAATGAGCTGAAAATCGTTGCAGAAAATCCTGATTTTTTTGGCGACCCTGAACCGATCCCTGTCTACAATACTCCTGCCACAGGAAAAGAGGCTGTGAAAGCCTTGTTTGAAAGAAAAGCAATGTGGCAGATCCTTAATAGCTTCGGCACCGAACTCAAGACCTTTGCGCCAAGAATCAATCCGGAGAATATCGCCAGAGCTATGGTTCTCGATGCCCTTGCCGGCCCCGGCGGCGATAATCCGCAGGGAGGGAAGGACCTTTTCGGCATTGACTGGGAATTCATCCCTTCAGCGAATGGAAGTATGGTTCGACCCGGCAAGCCCTTTATTGCCGACGCCAATGAACTAATGGACAAAGTGGTCTGGCCGGATATCGACAGCTGGGATTGGGAAGGCTGCAAAATTACCAATAAGGATTACCTGAGCGGACCGTATGGGTATTACATTATCTTATTCACCGGTTTTTTTGAACGGCTGATCTCTTTTATGGATTTTGAAGGTGCCATCATAGCCCTGGCCGATGATGAGCAGCAAGACGCAATTAAAGAATTCTTCGATAAACTCTCGGATTTTTATATCCGCCTTATCGATAAATATATTACCTTTTTCCCGGAGATTGATTTTTTCACGCTGCATGACGACTGGGGCGCACAGAAGGACACCTTCTTCAGCCCGGCGCTGGCCAAGGAAATGATTGTGCCCTATATGAAAAAGATCGTGGATTTCGTCCATGCTAAAGGCAAATATATCGAAATTCACAGCTGCGGCTATAATATGAAACAAATCGAAAACTACATCGCCGCCGGCTTTGATATGTGGTGCCCTCAGCATATGAATGATACCGTGAAGTTATATGAATGTTACGGGGATAAAATCCTGATCGGGGTCATGCCTCCGGACTTTGATCCTAAGACGACTTCTGAAGACGAGCAGCGAGCGATCGCCAAGGCCTATTGCGAAAGATTCTGCCGGCCGGATAAACCCTCGATGCTGAACTACTCCGCCTATTTGAATTTCACCGGCATCAATCTCATGACGCGGGCGTTCCGGGAAGAAATTTATAAACAATCCCGGATCAATTACAGTAAATAGTTCACTTGACGCATGTTGCTGGGTGCAACGTCTGTTGGCTGCTAATTGTTAAGTGCATCGACCTCCAAGATCTTTGATTTTGGAGGTTAAACTATTTTTACACGCCCTTCTGCGTGTTCGGTTTGATTGTTTAAACAAAGGAGGATTTCTATGGAGAAAAAAATTGCTGAGAAATTGTTATATGCCGATATTATTGTGGTAAATATGATTTATTCAACTGGCACTATTCAAAGCTTCTGGTCGCATAATATAAAACCTTCCTAATTAACTTCGTTAAATTCAGTACAATTAAGGAATTAAAAAATATATAATAGTCAACTATAACACCGCCTTTTCAGAAGTTTTAGTTCTTCAGATCAAATGACTGCTTTAAAGCCCCTTCCGATACAATCTTAGGCTGGATTTCAACGGTAATCTCAGCTTCCCGGAAGGCTTTGCGCCAATCCGACTTAATTTCTCGCCAGGCTGAGGGATTATGGCGGTGCAGATATTGCATCAGACCCAGGCAGTCAGAGTCAAGTTCCTGGGTTTTCGCTATCGTTTTTAAGGTCAGATACTTAATTTTCTCTCCGACAGCCGCTTCTATACTACCTACGTTTTGAGCAGTAATGTGTAGATTATTGTTTTCGGCGAAAACACCGAATGTTTGGACTGTAATCTGAAAATAAAGCCTCCCCTTTACCATTTCAGCTTTAATTTTGTATTTGGAGCCGCCCATATAGTAACTCATTATTTGATTATCGAACTCAAACTTAAGCGGAATCCTGATATTTTTTAGATTTTCGGTCAGCAGCAGATATCCTGTCGCTTCATCTTTTTCCAGCCAGCCGACTAACTTGTCACTGCGGAAAACACCAAAACCTTCTATGATTAAACTATTGATTTGCGATTTTTCATTCCATTTCATCTGGGGCAATACCGGATCCCGGTCAGGGCTTAGAAGCCATTGACAGAATTCCTGAGATGTTACCCCTCTTGACACCCCTGTGATATGAGCAATCGCCTGCTGCTTCTTGGCCTGCACATATAGATTGGAGACAGTTAGCGGCTTTGCTTCCAGGAATGGTGCGGCCTTGCCTCTGGTTACAAATTGGTATCCGTTGGGCCTAACCTCAGGATAGCGCAAAAAGTCCTCTGTGATCTTCACCAATCCTTCCCTGGCTATTGATTCGCCAAAAATCATAAATAAATGATGCGTATAGATTGGCTTACGCGGTATTTGTTTGTCCATATCATTTAACGCATCCTGAAAGGTTTCACCTTCCCCCTGAAGCGTGATATCAGCCGGTGACTGGCTGGAAGATCCGCTTGAGCCGGATGTTTCACCGTTTGGCGCCTTAAGTATTAGCCAAACCCCTTTATACATCGGCTGACCGTTTTCCGTCACATAATCCAAACATCCTCCGGTGAGTATTGCTAAATCTTCTACTTCATTCCTGCTCCAGCAGCCTGAGAAAAAAAATAAACAAAGAACAAGCATGGCAACTAAAAGAAATTTGCCATATATGATGGTAAACTTTATTGCCCTTCCTTGCAAAAGGATACGCCTCCTTCTTTTTTTCGGATCACCGCCAGAACAAGAACCAGGAATGGCAACATAATTTGAAACAAAACCGCTAAGGGTGGCCAGTATGTTGTTAAAAGTTCCAATAAGACCATCGTATTGGGAAAGGCAAATGTTGCTCCGCCGAAAACAACGAGGCCGATGAACACGGCGATTAACTTAGGATGCTTCCTGCTGATCGTCTGAGTAGCTGCTAATACGGTAATATTTATAAAAAGAGAAGACTTTATCATTATTCCTGTCAGCCATAAGGGCAACAGTATCGTTTCTACACGTTGAATATAATTCCCGTATTCAATCCCCTTAGCAACGAACCATAACGGAAAAATCATTTTGCCGGTCATTTCCGGACCAATCATAACAAGTACGGACAGAGAACCAAACGTCATAAAGAAAATAGTGGCCATCACCGCATAGGAACCTTTTTTAAGTGTTTCCTGAGGTTTATTGATAAACGGTATCAGCATGAGAAGGACAGCAGTCTCGCTGTAATACAGGGCCGGAATCCCGATATTCCGGATCACCGGGGTTATCCCCTCTTCCAGTAAAGGCAGCAAATTGCCCGAATCGGCTTTCGGAAGCGGCAGGATAAAGGCCAGCAAATAGGCTAAGGTAAATAGCGGCAGAATAAACTGATTCATCCGCACGATAACCTCGATCCCTTTTTGCGATATATACCCGCATATCAAGACTAAAAATAGGTTGACCACAATCATTGGCGTCTCAAACAAGGAAGTCATGGTTAATAATTCGGAAGTCTCTCTGACAATAATGATATTCAGTGCTACTAAAAATAGCGTATACAAAGCCGACAGAATTTTGCCGCCAAACTTCCCTGCAATGAGCGGCATATATTCCGTAAACGTAAGCCGCGGAAACCGTAACCCCAGTTTGACGGCAATCAACAGCGCCGGAAAGGCAAATATGCCCCCAATGAAAGGAACCAGCCAGGCAGACTGTTTCGCCGTCGAGGCGCTGAGTCCTGGATTAAATAGCATGGCGGTAGGGGCGATCACCATGAATAGCAACATCGCGGTCTGGGTACCTGAAATCCGTTCTTTGTTTATTTTGTGTCCCCCCTTTTACGCTTTGGCGGTTGGAGTTTTTGCCGCATTTGTTGATCTGAATTGCGCTGCGGTTTTCTGCTGCCGAAAAACCGGGGACGGGTCAGCATTGCCCACCAGGGTACCCGGATAAACGTATCTTTCAGATCACGCGGTGTCAACGGGGCAATCGGGGATAAATAGGGTATCCCGAAAGAACGCAGGCTGCAAAGATGGGCAAGCAGGATCATTAAGCCAAAAATGATGCCGATAATTCCAAAAACACTGGCCATGATGATCAGCGCGAACCGGGCGATCCGGATGCTAGTCCCGACATTGTAATCCGGAAAGGTAAAAGAAGCAACTGCTGTCAAGCCCACCACAACCACCGACGTTGGACTGACGATCCCGGCATCGACAGCGGCCTGACCGATAACCAAACCGCCGACGGTACTGATGGCCTGACCGACAGTCCGC is a genomic window containing:
- a CDS encoding uroporphyrinogen decarboxylase family protein; translation: MTIPKFDPNELKIVAENPDFFGDPEPIPVYNTPATGKEAVKALFERKAMWQILNSFGTELKTFAPRINPENIARAMVLDALAGPGGDNPQGGKDLFGIDWEFIPSANGSMVRPGKPFIADANELMDKVVWPDIDSWDWEGCKITNKDYLSGPYGYYIILFTGFFERLISFMDFEGAIIALADDEQQDAIKEFFDKLSDFYIRLIDKYITFFPEIDFFTLHDDWGAQKDTFFSPALAKEMIVPYMKKIVDFVHAKGKYIEIHSCGYNMKQIENYIAAGFDMWCPQHMNDTVKLYECYGDKILIGVMPPDFDPKTTSEDEQRAIAKAYCERFCRPDKPSMLNYSAYLNFTGINLMTRAFREEIYKQSRINYSK
- a CDS encoding Ger(x)C family spore germination protein, encoding MQGRAIKFTIIYGKFLLVAMLVLCLFFFSGCWSRNEVEDLAILTGGCLDYVTENGQPMYKGVWLILKAPNGETSGSSGSSSQSPADITLQGEGETFQDALNDMDKQIPRKPIYTHHLFMIFGESIAREGLVKITEDFLRYPEVRPNGYQFVTRGKAAPFLEAKPLTVSNLYVQAKKQQAIAHITGVSRGVTSQEFCQWLLSPDRDPVLPQMKWNEKSQINSLIIEGFGVFRSDKLVGWLEKDEATGYLLLTENLKNIRIPLKFEFDNQIMSYYMGGSKYKIKAEMVKGRLYFQITVQTFGVFAENNNLHITAQNVGSIEAAVGEKIKYLTLKTIAKTQELDSDCLGLMQYLHRHNPSAWREIKSDWRKAFREAEITVEIQPKIVSEGALKQSFDLKN
- a CDS encoding GerAB/ArcD/ProY family transporter, with product MNKERISGTQTAMLLFMVIAPTAMLFNPGLSASTAKQSAWLVPFIGGIFAFPALLIAVKLGLRFPRLTFTEYMPLIAGKFGGKILSALYTLFLVALNIIIVRETSELLTMTSLFETPMIVVNLFLVLICGYISQKGIEVIVRMNQFILPLFTLAYLLAFILPLPKADSGNLLPLLEEGITPVIRNIGIPALYYSETAVLLMLIPFINKPQETLKKGSYAVMATIFFMTFGSLSVLVMIGPEMTGKMIFPLWFVAKGIEYGNYIQRVETILLPLWLTGIMIKSSLFINITVLAATQTISRKHPKLIAVFIGLVVFGGATFAFPNTMVLLELLTTYWPPLAVLFQIMLPFLVLVLAVIRKKEGGVSFCKEGQ